TTGTACCTGAAGCAACGTACAGTTACAAGAACTAAGTTCCAATGTCACCTTCAACAGGCATTATGTGACATTCAAAAAGTCACCGAGGATTCAGTTTTCTGAGTAGGTCACCTAACTTTGTCTTTTTGAAAATTGACTAGGACCAAGTGCCTAAACTTTGAAGTGAAAAAGTGGGTGGCTAAAGGGTGGAGTTAAAGTGGGATAAACAAATTAGGTGATTAGCACAGATTTCCACCACTTGCAAAATGAATTGCAGTCTTAAAGTATAGGCACCATACATTTGAATCATGGGAAACAGACCACTTTTTGGagtcttccaggtacttgtaactcagcctgaccactgttggagacagaatgTGGGGCTTATTGGATCTTCCTCTGATTTTGCATTGCTGTTCTTATGTTTATCCAAAACATGAGGGCAGCAGCaacagcggcggcagcagcagcattcACCACAAGACCATGTGTGTTAGTGTGCATTCATATACCATAGTATTTCCCGCCTAAGAGAAGGACCACTCAGGAGGAAGAATCACAACACCATGCTGACTGCCACTATCACTACCACTGTTGTAACTGTTCATTTTATGCAGTGCTTGGTATACTTCtagcaatcaataaataaatatctggcaTTTTAAAATGAGATTTAGTTGGATGCAACCTTAGACATGAAGGAATGCTAACAGTTTGCAGGTGTGGTTGAAGAAGTGTCTACAGACTCCCTTAGACTTAAAGGAAAAGGAATaggattatatttatttattatttcagaacatttataccctgctttataccacttaaagcagcctcaaagcggcttacaatgaactgtgaAATCAAGTACAATGACAGTTAAGAGGGCAGAAGAATCagtgggagaagggaagagagaacagaaattgatttgatatattgcacctttctgtgtttattatcaaagtagtttacatattgtatacaggtgtTCTGGATCACATCAGCACAGCAGTATGATAATGGGTTCAGTGTCCTTAACGGAAAATGACTTCGTAGGAGCTTTCCAAAGCAGAGAGCCCACATATCCTTCCCAGTGAAAGAAATatgaaaatgaaaagaaaggtTGCAAGAATCTTTATTCAGTGCTAAAGTGTGCTAATTTTATGCTCTTAGCATGCCTTAACAGAAAAATTTTAAACAAGTTAACTGCAAAGACTGTGTGGTAATCGTTCGGAGTGTGCCCAACATGTCCTCAGTAATTACTGAATACACTTGGTTGCCATTAGAACAGAAACAGTTGACACCTCCTATTGAGTAGAGCCTGTGCATCCTCCTAGTTTTCACCCCTAATACAACATGCAGTTAACACATGAATTAGCATGtgcctttctccctctctttagAGATCTGCAGCTTGCCCATAGATTGGGGGTCCTGTACCTCAACACAACCCCGTTGGGGCTACAACATATATTCAGGAAGGTGTGAGCTCTTCTATTATCAAGGGTCCTATGGTAATGAAAACAATTTCCTTACCTATGAAGACTGTAAGGCTCGTTGCTGTTAACACAGTAAAGGTAAGCAATATTTTTCTCCTTCTTCACATAGTACATTATATAGCTCTAGGAACAGAAAAGCCAGACTATGCCAATAGATCTAGCCTGCTTACCACGATTTCTGTTGCATTATGTGTGTTCATTAGCATGTATTTGGTTAGTTTGGGCACCATTATAATTTTAGCATATGCAACACTTGGTGTAATACACTCTGAACTTTTACTGTGGCAGTAAAATAGGGCTGGatttgccaacccccccccccccccacacacacacacacacaacagcacttactgcctcctatataGAGGGCAAGTGCTCCTGCATTGTCTGTGTTATACAGTTAGCATATGGTAATATGAGCATGCTAGCTGGATAAAGCTTTCATGCccatttcccactcatgacatgccccctcacaaaaaaaaaataaaatatatatatatatatatagcatgcgATTACTGTGCACTGTATCAAACTACTGCAAAGATGCTGTGAATTGCTATGTGGAgtatgatgaggaaaaagcaaatgtactaaacaaatacttctgttttcacggaagaaaatcctggagaaggaccaagaTTGACAGGCAAAGGTatatgtgagaatggagtggatataggaCCATTCAAGGAataaagtgtttatgaacaacttgaaaatttgaaggtagagaaagccatgggaccagatgggatccatcccaggatattgagggagctcagagaggttctggtgggtcttcttaaagatttgtttaataaatccttggaaaaGGAGGAGGTTCCTTGgtattggagaagagcggatgtggtccctcttcataaaagtagtggcaaagaagaagctggaaactataagccggtaagcctcacttcagttaatgtaaaagtaatggaagcaatgctgaaggaaaggatagagaatttcctggaatccaataggttacaaaaTCCAAGAAATAATatttaagtacataactattgccacactaggacagaccaaaggtccatcaagcccagcatcctgttgacAAGCTGAAGTTAGGATCCAAAGCGGTGACcgtgttaggaactggttgacagacagatgccagaaggtagtagttaatggaattcactcggaggaaggaaataTGAGTAGTAGAGTGcttcaaggattggtgctggggctgattctgttcaatatatttgtgagtgacattgctgaagggttagaaggtaaggtctgcctttttgcGGATCATACCAAGATTTGTTACAGAGTGGACactcaggagggagtggaaaacatgaaaaaagatctgcagaagttagaagaatggtctaatggttggtaattaaaattcaatgcaaagaagtgcaaagtgatgcacttagggagtagaaatccaagggagaaatATGTGTTAAGCGATGAGAAGCTGATATATGCACAGGCAGGgaaagagatcttggggtgatagtatctgaggatgaaacagtgtgacaaggtggtggccatagtcagaaggatgctaggctgtatagagaggtgtaatcagcagaagaaaggaagtgttgatgcccctgtacaagtcattggtgagaccccacctggaatattgtgttcagttttggaggccatatcttgctaaaagatgtaagaagacttgaagtagTCCAGAGGAAGGCATAAAGAAAGATATGCGGCTtacaccaaaagacatatgagaagagactgaatgtgtataccctagaggagtggatggataggggagatatgatatacaGACTTTTAaacacttgaaaggtattaatatagaaacaaatattttccagagaaggggctagaggacatgaattgaggttgtggggtggtagacttaggagtaatgtcagaaaattattttgcatggagagggtggttgatgcatggaatgccctcccaagggaggtggtgggaaaaaaaactgggcagaattcaaaaaggtgtgagatggacacagaggatctctaattggaaaatgaatgatatataaaacaaaacttaaagggctatatatgtgtttgcatgtcaagtggtgcttagatagtgactctggctgcatcaactaaggtcggtgctgggctggcttgtacggtctgtcctgcatatagcaatctggtttaggatggcctGGAGAGAGTTTCAATGGAAACTCCAGGAATTTGGAATTTgaggacagtgttgggcagactttatggtctttgtcctgcaaatgacaagactgatttggataagctagagtgggctttgacagcaactccagtagttggaaattAAGGACAGATTTGGGAGGACTTCTACactcagaggcatattttcaaagcacttagccttccaaagttccatagcatatgtcccagaaacaccaaagaaagaccacgatcaagtacataatatcacgttcattgttgatttaaatctgttGAGTAGACCAGATGGActgtttaggtctttatctgccatcacttactatgttaatatgtaacTGATTTATGCACATTTAGAAAGTATAATGCATGT
This is a stretch of genomic DNA from Microcaecilia unicolor chromosome 6, aMicUni1.1, whole genome shotgun sequence. It encodes these proteins:
- the LOC115472699 gene encoding kappaPI-actitoxin-Avd3b-like, coding for MRLILVLTVGLLLTCVLQAEAQSTTTTTTSWNEWPYWTTTTTTYREICSLPIDWGSCTSTQPRWGYNIYSGRCELFYYQGSYGNENNFLTYEDCKARCC